Proteins co-encoded in one Cupriavidus nantongensis genomic window:
- a CDS encoding RNA-binding S4 domain-containing protein, with protein sequence MARPGKATVQTITFPLEGEFIALNDLLKLAGVCDSGGAGKALVAAGEVSVDGAPESRKTAKIRAGQVVGLAGIEIRVVAA encoded by the coding sequence ATGGCCAGACCTGGCAAGGCAACGGTGCAGACCATCACCTTCCCGCTCGAGGGCGAATTCATCGCCCTCAATGACCTGCTCAAGCTGGCGGGCGTGTGCGACAGCGGCGGCGCCGGCAAGGCGCTGGTCGCGGCCGGCGAAGTCTCGGTGGACGGCGCGCCCGAATCGCGCAAGACTGCGAAGATCCGCGCCGGGCAGGTGGTGGGCCTGGCCGGCATCGAGATCCGCGTGGTCGCCGCCTGA
- a CDS encoding gamma-glutamylcyclotransferase, translating to MAITRQDLESDRLRTSLCSTPVASSLLPEAALEQSLAETLARRPHDPALGGDVWVFGYGSLIWNPMVVHTERQRATVHGYHRGFYLYSRINRGTWDNPGLVLGLDRGGCCHGMVFRVPSHVVEQEFRVLWRREMLTGAYHPRWLRIRVGTGAPEQRALAFVMNRSHEAYAGRLPDASVVERLRHAAGLYGPAREYLQQTLLGLATNGVDDPYLGRLWRQLQAGDAAEPDTRAGQAPDHLPLPASPHETV from the coding sequence ATGGCCATCACGCGACAGGACCTCGAATCCGACCGGCTGCGCACCTCGCTGTGCAGCACCCCGGTTGCGTCCTCGCTGTTGCCCGAGGCCGCGCTGGAGCAATCGCTGGCCGAGACGCTGGCGCGCCGCCCCCATGATCCCGCGCTCGGCGGCGATGTCTGGGTCTTCGGCTACGGCTCGCTGATCTGGAACCCGATGGTGGTGCACACCGAGCGCCAGCGCGCCACCGTGCACGGCTACCACCGCGGCTTCTACCTCTATTCCCGCATCAACCGCGGCACCTGGGACAATCCAGGACTGGTGCTCGGGCTCGACCGCGGCGGCTGCTGCCACGGCATGGTGTTCCGCGTGCCCAGCCATGTGGTCGAGCAGGAGTTCCGCGTGCTGTGGCGCCGCGAGATGCTGACCGGCGCCTACCATCCGCGCTGGCTGCGCATCCGCGTCGGCACCGGCGCGCCGGAGCAGCGCGCGCTGGCCTTCGTCATGAACCGCTCCCACGAGGCCTACGCCGGCCGGCTGCCCGACGCCAGCGTGGTCGAACGGCTGCGCCACGCCGCCGGCCTGTACGGCCCGGCGCGCGAATACCTGCAGCAAACCCTGCTGGGGCTGGCCACCAACGGTGTCGACGATCCCTACCTCGGGCGGCTCTGGCGCCAGCTGCAGGCAGGCGATGCCGCCGAACCCGACACCCGGGCGGGCCAGGCACCGGACCACCTCCCGCTGCCGGCCAGCCCTCACGAAACCGTCTGA
- a CDS encoding ankyrin repeat domain-containing protein: protein MTRPAARTRRQALNELLGLAGLLMGGGLLAAQGGQTLAARPAGGAASPARPPRNPAPQAPARRDAIGTLDRNLITAASAGDQALVSRLLAAGASARAADERGRSALLAAVQNRRTEVARMLMLAGADVNLKDAEANSPFLLAAATGQADMVRLALAHGADLASTDRYRGTALIAASQQGHVEVVKLLLKAGIAVDHVNDLGWTALLEAVILGDGSARYEDTVQLLLDAGADANLADREGVTPTRHARERGYKTMVKMLMRARGH, encoded by the coding sequence ATGACGCGCCCCGCCGCCCGCACCCGCAGACAGGCACTCAATGAGTTGCTGGGGCTGGCGGGCCTGCTGATGGGCGGCGGCCTGCTGGCGGCGCAGGGCGGCCAGACCCTGGCGGCGCGCCCGGCCGGCGGCGCGGCCAGCCCGGCGCGCCCGCCGCGCAACCCCGCCCCGCAGGCGCCGGCGCGCCGCGACGCCATCGGCACGCTCGACCGCAACCTGATCACCGCCGCCAGCGCCGGCGACCAGGCCCTGGTGTCGCGCCTGCTAGCCGCCGGGGCCTCGGCCCGCGCCGCCGACGAACGCGGCCGCAGCGCGCTGCTGGCGGCGGTGCAGAACCGCCGCACCGAGGTCGCGCGCATGCTGATGCTGGCGGGCGCCGACGTCAACCTGAAGGATGCCGAGGCCAACAGCCCGTTCCTGCTCGCCGCGGCCACCGGCCAGGCCGACATGGTGCGGCTGGCGCTGGCGCACGGCGCCGACCTCGCCAGCACCGACCGCTACCGTGGCACCGCGCTGATCGCGGCCAGCCAGCAGGGCCATGTGGAAGTGGTGAAGCTGCTGCTCAAGGCCGGCATCGCCGTCGACCACGTCAACGACCTGGGCTGGACCGCGCTGCTAGAAGCGGTGATCCTGGGGGATGGCAGCGCACGCTACGAGGATACGGTGCAGCTGCTGCTGGATGCGGGCGCGGACGCCAACCTGGCCGACCGCGAAGGCGTCACGCCCACGCGCCATGCGCGCGAGCGCGGCTACAAGACCATGGTGAAGATGCTGATGCGGGCGCGCGGGCACTGA
- a CDS encoding PhzF family phenazine biosynthesis protein: protein MTSYAFRLLNVFAESTFGGNPLCVFEDARGMDAATMQALALQFNLSETTFILPSDQASARVRIFTTGYEMRFAGHPTLGTAHVVRELAGTGDALTLEFAAGVVPVTAQADVWTFTAPHRGQPKTAPAGLPDADMASLLGLREQELLMSPMWVDTGADQLLVPVRSVDAVRRAGPDSARLDLWPQSSLGRKTAYVFAFDPEQPGHVLSRYFFTKQGGGVAEDPGTGSACANLGGWLLATGRALPAEYAISQGEAVGRPCRLRLAVDAEGAIRVGGRVLEIGRGTVTV, encoded by the coding sequence ATGACCTCCTACGCCTTCCGCCTGCTCAACGTCTTTGCCGAATCCACCTTCGGCGGCAATCCCCTGTGCGTGTTCGAAGACGCGCGCGGCATGGACGCCGCCACCATGCAGGCGTTGGCGCTGCAGTTCAACCTGTCGGAAACCACCTTCATCCTGCCGTCGGACCAGGCCAGCGCGCGGGTGCGCATCTTCACCACCGGCTATGAGATGCGCTTCGCCGGCCATCCGACGCTGGGCACCGCGCACGTGGTGCGCGAACTGGCCGGCACTGGGGATGCGCTGACGCTGGAGTTCGCCGCGGGCGTGGTGCCCGTGACCGCGCAGGCAGATGTGTGGACCTTCACCGCGCCCCACCGCGGCCAGCCGAAGACCGCGCCGGCCGGGCTGCCCGACGCCGACATGGCCAGCCTGCTCGGCCTGCGGGAACAAGAGCTGCTGATGTCGCCGATGTGGGTCGATACCGGCGCCGACCAGTTGCTGGTGCCGGTGCGCAGCGTCGATGCGGTGCGCCGCGCCGGTCCGGACAGCGCGCGGCTCGACTTGTGGCCGCAAAGCAGCCTGGGTCGCAAGACCGCCTACGTCTTCGCCTTCGATCCCGAACAGCCCGGGCACGTGCTGTCTCGCTACTTCTTCACCAAGCAGGGCGGCGGCGTGGCCGAGGACCCGGGCACGGGCTCGGCCTGCGCCAACCTCGGCGGCTGGCTGCTGGCCACCGGCCGGGCCTTGCCGGCGGAATATGCGATCAGCCAGGGCGAGGCCGTCGGCCGCCCCTGCCGGCTGCGCCTTGCCGTCGATGCGGAGGGGGCGATCCGCGTGGGCGGGCGCGTACTGGAGATCGGTCGCGGTACCGTGACCGTGTAA
- a CDS encoding FKBP-type peptidyl-prolyl cis-trans isomerase, with product MQTTPSGLQYEDTTVGSGAEATAGKHVTVHYTGWLYENGQAGRKFDSSKDRNDPFVFPLGAGHVIRGWDEGVQGMKVGGVRRLVIPADLGYGARGAGGVIPPNATLLFEVELLAV from the coding sequence ATGCAAACCACGCCCTCTGGCCTGCAATACGAAGACACCACCGTCGGCTCCGGCGCCGAAGCCACCGCCGGCAAGCACGTCACCGTGCACTACACCGGCTGGCTGTACGAGAACGGCCAGGCCGGCCGCAAGTTCGATTCGAGCAAGGACCGCAACGACCCGTTCGTGTTCCCGCTGGGTGCCGGCCATGTGATCCGCGGCTGGGACGAGGGAGTGCAGGGCATGAAGGTCGGCGGCGTGCGCCGCCTGGTGATTCCGGCCGACCTGGGCTATGGCGCGCGCGGCGCCGGCGGCGTGATTCCGCCGAACGCGACGCTGCTGTTTGAAGTGGAACTGCTGGCGGTCTGA
- a CDS encoding CoA transferase, producing the protein MTAPTAAAQVPPMPLDVVGALWRDAGLPAEALAHLRLDGAEPVLPSSFAVGTAAQASLAASALAAATLWQGRGGRWQQVSVDMRHAITEFRSERYLRVDGGPAPELWDKIAGIYRCGDGRWVRLHTNFPHHRDGVLRLLGCAHDKAAVQAALEKWEAEAFETAASDAGLVVAALRSFDQWDRHPQAAALRGLPPLTLERIGDAPPQPLPAPVSAAAQPLSGVRVLDFTRIIAGPVAGRTLAAHGADVLLVTAPHLPSIAPLVIDTGRGKRSCQLDLRDADDKRTLHKLLHGADVLVQGYRPGGLAGLGVGPEAAARARPGIVYVSLSAYGHVGPWAHKRGFDSLVQTATGFNHAEAEAAGSDTPRPLPAQVLDHAAGYLLAFGAMAALHRRALEGGSWHVRVSLAQVGQWLRGLGRVPDGLKAPEQKIDDVADLLEAVPSGFGMLTVVRHAAQLAGTPARWTLPSEPLGTHAPEWLPR; encoded by the coding sequence ATGACCGCCCCCACCGCCGCGGCACAAGTGCCGCCCATGCCCCTCGATGTCGTCGGCGCGCTGTGGCGCGATGCCGGCCTGCCCGCCGAGGCACTGGCCCACCTGCGCCTGGACGGCGCCGAGCCGGTGCTGCCTTCGAGCTTTGCCGTGGGCACCGCGGCGCAGGCCAGCCTGGCCGCGTCGGCGCTGGCCGCGGCTACGCTGTGGCAAGGCCGCGGCGGCCGCTGGCAACAGGTCAGCGTCGACATGCGCCATGCCATCACCGAGTTCCGCAGCGAGCGCTACCTGCGCGTCGATGGCGGCCCGGCGCCGGAGCTGTGGGACAAGATTGCCGGCATCTATCGTTGCGGCGACGGCCGCTGGGTCCGCCTGCACACCAATTTCCCGCATCACCGCGACGGCGTGCTGCGGCTGCTGGGCTGCGCCCATGACAAGGCGGCGGTGCAGGCGGCGCTGGAAAAATGGGAGGCCGAGGCGTTCGAAACGGCCGCGTCCGACGCCGGCCTGGTGGTCGCCGCGCTGCGCAGCTTCGACCAGTGGGACCGCCACCCGCAGGCGGCGGCGCTGCGCGGCCTGCCGCCGCTGACGCTGGAGCGGATCGGCGACGCCCCGCCGCAGCCGCTGCCGGCGCCAGTTTCGGCGGCCGCGCAGCCGCTGTCGGGCGTGCGCGTGCTGGACTTCACCCGCATCATCGCCGGCCCGGTGGCGGGCCGCACCCTGGCCGCGCATGGCGCCGACGTGCTGCTGGTGACCGCGCCGCACCTGCCGTCGATCGCACCGCTGGTGATCGACACCGGCCGCGGCAAGCGCAGCTGCCAGCTGGACCTGCGCGATGCCGACGACAAGCGCACGCTGCACAAGCTGCTGCACGGCGCCGACGTGCTGGTGCAGGGCTACCGGCCCGGCGGCCTGGCCGGACTTGGCGTAGGCCCGGAGGCCGCGGCGCGCGCCCGTCCCGGCATCGTCTATGTGTCGCTGAGCGCGTATGGCCACGTCGGGCCGTGGGCGCACAAGCGCGGCTTCGATTCGCTGGTGCAGACCGCCACCGGCTTCAACCACGCCGAGGCGGAAGCCGCGGGCAGCGACACGCCGCGGCCGTTGCCGGCCCAGGTGCTGGACCACGCCGCCGGCTACCTGCTGGCGTTCGGCGCAATGGCCGCGCTGCACCGGCGCGCGCTGGAGGGTGGCAGCTGGCATGTGCGCGTGTCGCTGGCGCAGGTGGGGCAGTGGCTGCGCGGGCTGGGGCGCGTGCCGGACGGGCTCAAAGCGCCAGAGCAGAAGATCGACGACGTGGCCGACCTGCTCGAAGCGGTGCCGTCCGGCTTCGGCATGCTGACGGTGGTGCGCCACGCCGCGCAGCTGGCCGGGACGCCGGCGCGCTGGACGCTGCCGTCCGAGCCGCTCGGCACGCATGCGCCGGAGTGGCTGCCGCGCTAG
- a CDS encoding glutamine--tRNA ligase/YqeY domain fusion protein: protein MSHDNKPTDSTPAASNFLRSIIDQDLAAGTYAGRQDKQGEPLPTVITRFPPEPNGYLHIGHAKSICLNFGLARDYGGRCHLRFDDTNPVKEDTEYVDSIIDAVHWLGFSWDSTGKDGAAQPHLYYASDYFDQLYAFAETLIERGAAYVDSQSAEQIAASRGNFSEPGKPSPFRDRSVEENLQLFRDMRAGKYADGEHVLRARIDMAAPNIVMRDPVLYRIRHAHHHRTGDKWCIYPMYDFTHCISDALENITHSLCTLEFENNRPLYDWVLEHLRDSGVFRDPLPHQYEFARLNLTYAITSKRKLKQLVDEKRVDGWDDPRMPTLVGVRRRGYTPESIQLFCDRVGVAKADSWIDMSTLEGSVRDDLDGRAARGVAVLDPLRLIIDNYPEGQSEECSAPVHPKKPELGKRVFPLSRELWIEREDFNETPPKGYFRLFPGNKVRLKYGYVIECTGVDKDADGNVVAVHANYLPDTKSGTPGADSVKVKGVIHWVSAAHAYEAEVRLYDRLFSDPNPDAGGKNFLDALNPDSKQVITAYLEPGLREAQPEDRFQFERHGYFVADRIDSTPGKPVFNRIVGLKDSWGK from the coding sequence ATGAGCCACGACAACAAGCCTACCGACAGCACCCCAGCCGCCTCCAACTTCCTGCGCAGCATCATCGACCAGGACCTCGCCGCCGGCACCTATGCCGGCCGCCAGGACAAGCAAGGCGAGCCGCTGCCGACCGTCATCACCCGCTTCCCGCCGGAGCCCAACGGCTACCTGCATATCGGCCACGCCAAGAGCATCTGCCTGAACTTCGGCCTGGCGCGCGACTACGGCGGCCGCTGCCACCTGCGCTTCGACGACACCAACCCGGTCAAGGAAGACACCGAATACGTCGACTCCATCATCGACGCCGTGCACTGGCTGGGCTTCTCCTGGGACAGCACCGGCAAGGACGGCGCCGCGCAGCCGCACCTGTACTACGCCAGCGACTACTTCGACCAGCTCTACGCCTTTGCCGAAACGCTGATCGAGCGCGGCGCCGCCTACGTCGACAGCCAGTCGGCCGAGCAGATCGCCGCCAGCCGCGGCAATTTCTCCGAGCCGGGCAAGCCCTCTCCCTTCCGCGACCGCAGCGTCGAGGAAAACCTGCAGCTGTTCCGCGACATGCGCGCCGGCAAGTACGCCGACGGCGAGCACGTGCTGCGCGCCAGGATCGACATGGCCGCGCCCAATATCGTCATGCGCGACCCGGTGCTCTACCGCATCCGCCACGCGCATCACCACCGCACCGGCGACAAGTGGTGCATCTACCCGATGTACGACTTCACGCACTGCATCTCGGACGCGCTGGAGAACATCACCCACTCGCTGTGCACGCTGGAGTTCGAGAACAACCGCCCGCTGTACGACTGGGTGCTGGAGCACCTGCGCGACAGCGGCGTGTTCCGCGACCCGCTGCCGCACCAGTATGAGTTCGCGCGGCTGAACTTGACCTACGCCATCACCAGCAAGCGCAAGCTCAAGCAGCTCGTCGACGAGAAGCGCGTCGACGGCTGGGACGATCCGCGCATGCCGACGCTGGTGGGCGTGCGCCGCCGCGGCTACACGCCGGAATCGATCCAGCTGTTCTGCGACCGCGTCGGCGTGGCCAAGGCCGACAGCTGGATCGACATGAGCACGCTCGAAGGCTCGGTGCGCGACGATCTCGACGGCCGCGCCGCCCGTGGCGTCGCCGTGCTGGACCCGCTCAGGCTGATCATCGACAACTACCCCGAAGGCCAGAGCGAGGAATGCTCGGCGCCGGTCCACCCCAAGAAGCCGGAACTGGGCAAGCGCGTGTTCCCGCTGTCGCGCGAGCTGTGGATCGAGCGCGAGGACTTCAACGAGACCCCGCCCAAGGGCTACTTCCGCCTGTTCCCCGGCAACAAGGTGCGCCTGAAGTACGGCTATGTGATCGAGTGCACCGGCGTGGACAAGGACGCCGACGGCAACGTCGTGGCGGTGCACGCCAATTACCTGCCCGACACCAAGAGCGGCACGCCGGGCGCCGACAGCGTCAAGGTCAAGGGCGTGATCCACTGGGTCAGCGCGGCGCATGCGTATGAAGCGGAGGTTCGGCTGTACGACCGCCTGTTCAGCGATCCCAATCCGGATGCCGGCGGCAAGAACTTCCTCGATGCGCTCAACCCGGATTCCAAGCAGGTGATCACCGCCTACCTGGAGCCGGGCCTGCGCGAGGCGCAGCCGGAAGACCGCTTCCAGTTCGAGCGCCATGGCTACTTCGTCGCCGACCGCATCGATTCGACACCGGGCAAGCCGGTGTTCAACCGCATCGTCGGCCTCAAAGACAGCTGGGGCAAGTGA
- a CDS encoding YaeQ family protein, protein MALKSTIFKAELSVSDMDRPYYGSHSLTIAQHPSENDARMMVRLLAFACEASDTLAFTRGLDEPDEPDLWDKRLTGDIAHWVELGQPDEARLKRAAARAERVTVYTYNAASAREWWKGMAGKAGKLRNVTVYNVPAEAVDALAALAQRAMRLSVTIQDGDIWVADDDRNVQLTLEVLQRAQA, encoded by the coding sequence ATGGCGCTCAAATCCACCATCTTCAAGGCCGAACTGTCCGTGTCGGACATGGACCGGCCTTACTACGGCAGCCACAGCCTGACCATCGCCCAGCACCCGTCGGAGAACGACGCGCGCATGATGGTGCGCCTGCTGGCCTTTGCCTGCGAAGCCAGCGACACCCTGGCCTTTACCCGCGGCCTCGACGAACCCGACGAGCCCGACCTGTGGGACAAGCGCCTGACCGGCGACATCGCCCATTGGGTCGAACTGGGCCAGCCCGACGAAGCGCGCCTGAAGCGCGCCGCGGCGCGCGCCGAGCGCGTGACCGTCTACACCTACAACGCCGCGAGCGCGCGCGAGTGGTGGAAGGGCATGGCGGGCAAGGCCGGCAAGCTGCGCAACGTCACCGTCTACAATGTCCCGGCAGAGGCCGTCGACGCGCTGGCCGCGCTGGCGCAGCGCGCCATGCGCCTGTCGGTGACGATCCAGGACGGCGATATCTGGGTGGCCGACGACGACCGCAACGTACAACTGACGCTGGAAGTGCTCCAGCGCGCCCAAGCCTGA
- a CDS encoding YceI family protein: MGLRALVLVAAIGIPAAHAAPVEYTLDPAHTTVYFSASHFERSSVRGRFGKIDGRLLYDADSGAGALDVTVDLGSVDTGNRTLDGVLRSAQFFDIAEHPVARLRADRFLTEAGRLTAVEGELTLHGVTRPVRLLAERFRCGEVTLFGVRRQVCGGDFRAEVPRSAFGMTRFLPEVGDIVTLQVAVEASPAASVPR; the protein is encoded by the coding sequence ATGGGCCTGCGCGCGCTGGTGCTGGTGGCCGCCATCGGCATTCCTGCCGCCCACGCGGCGCCGGTCGAGTACACCCTGGATCCGGCGCATACCACCGTCTATTTCTCGGCCAGCCATTTCGAGCGCAGCTCGGTGCGCGGGCGCTTCGGCAAGATCGACGGCCGCCTGCTCTATGACGCCGACAGCGGCGCCGGCGCGCTCGACGTGACCGTGGACCTGGGCTCGGTCGATACCGGCAACCGCACGCTCGACGGGGTGCTGCGCTCGGCGCAGTTCTTCGATATTGCCGAGCACCCGGTGGCGCGGCTGCGCGCCGACCGGTTCCTGACGGAAGCCGGGCGCCTCACTGCCGTCGAAGGCGAACTGACGCTGCATGGCGTGACCCGGCCGGTGCGCCTGCTCGCCGAGCGCTTCCGCTGCGGCGAGGTCACGCTGTTCGGCGTGCGGCGCCAGGTCTGTGGCGGCGACTTCCGCGCCGAAGTGCCGCGCAGTGCCTTCGGCATGACCCGCTTCCTGCCCGAAGTCGGCGACATCGTGACGCTGCAAGTGGCGGTCGAGGCATCGCCCGCCGCAAGCGTTCCGCGCTGA
- a CDS encoding long-chain fatty acid--CoA ligase translates to MPTPARPHFQFWPKRLPAAIVLPETSLWANLEVSALRYADKAAIRYFGNAISFRELQEQATALAGWLQQQAGVKKGDRVLLYMQNCPQFIVSYYAILRADAVVVPVNPMNRAEEFKHYVTDAQARVAIFTADLAAGVEQAQAELEPAQRLQHLLVTQYADALPPAHEHPEDAPPAWLTTPHPLPAGATKWVDALGAGLQPGPHTAGPDDMAVMPYTSGTTGFPKGCIHTHRSVMHNIVGGATWSGSGAESVVLSVLPLFHVTGMQYGMNGPIYSGATVVMLPRWDREVAGRLISRYQVTHWTNIPTMVIDFLASPNLAEFDLSSLRYIGGGGAAMPQAVAERLREQFGLNYLEGYGLSETMAPTHSNPSDRPKLQCLGVPTFNTDARVIDPVTLKELPPNEIGEIIVSGPQVFKGYWGKDEATREAFIEFEGKTFFRTGDLGRMDEEGYYFITDRLKRMINASGFKVWPAEVENLLYKHPDVQEACIIGTRDPYRGETVKAVVVLRAHAKGKTTPEQIIDWAKDNMAAYKYPRVVEFVEALPKSGTGKVMWRQLQESENARAGA, encoded by the coding sequence ATGCCGACCCCTGCCCGCCCGCATTTCCAGTTCTGGCCAAAGCGCCTGCCCGCTGCCATCGTGCTGCCGGAAACGTCGCTGTGGGCCAACCTGGAGGTTTCGGCGCTGCGCTATGCCGACAAGGCCGCGATCCGTTATTTCGGCAACGCCATCAGCTTCCGTGAACTGCAGGAGCAGGCCACCGCGCTGGCCGGCTGGCTGCAGCAGCAGGCGGGCGTGAAGAAGGGCGACCGGGTGCTGCTGTACATGCAGAACTGCCCGCAGTTCATCGTCAGCTACTACGCCATCCTGCGCGCCGACGCGGTGGTGGTGCCGGTCAACCCGATGAACCGCGCCGAGGAATTCAAGCACTACGTCACCGACGCCCAGGCGCGCGTGGCCATCTTCACCGCCGACCTCGCCGCCGGCGTCGAGCAGGCGCAGGCCGAGCTGGAGCCGGCGCAGCGCCTGCAGCACCTGCTGGTGACGCAATACGCCGACGCGCTGCCGCCGGCCCACGAACATCCGGAAGACGCGCCGCCGGCCTGGCTGACCACGCCGCATCCGTTGCCCGCCGGCGCGACCAAGTGGGTCGACGCGCTCGGCGCCGGCCTGCAGCCGGGGCCGCATACCGCCGGCCCGGACGACATGGCGGTGATGCCGTACACCTCGGGCACCACCGGCTTCCCCAAGGGCTGCATCCACACCCACCGCTCGGTGATGCACAACATCGTCGGCGGCGCGACCTGGTCGGGCTCGGGCGCGGAGTCGGTGGTGCTGTCGGTGCTGCCGCTGTTCCACGTCACCGGCATGCAGTACGGCATGAACGGCCCGATCTACAGCGGCGCCACCGTGGTGATGCTGCCGCGCTGGGACCGCGAAGTGGCGGGGCGGCTGATCTCGCGCTACCAGGTCACGCACTGGACCAATATCCCGACCATGGTGATCGACTTCCTGGCCAGCCCCAACCTGGCCGAGTTCGACCTGTCGAGCCTGCGCTATATCGGCGGCGGCGGCGCGGCCATGCCGCAGGCGGTGGCCGAGCGGCTGCGCGAGCAGTTCGGGCTGAACTACCTGGAGGGCTACGGCCTGTCCGAGACCATGGCGCCGACCCACAGCAACCCGTCGGACCGGCCCAAGCTGCAGTGCCTGGGGGTGCCGACCTTCAACACCGACGCGCGCGTGATCGACCCGGTCACGCTCAAGGAGCTGCCGCCCAACGAGATCGGCGAGATCATCGTCAGCGGCCCGCAGGTGTTCAAGGGCTACTGGGGCAAGGACGAGGCCACGCGCGAGGCCTTCATCGAGTTCGAGGGCAAGACCTTCTTCCGCACCGGCGACCTGGGCCGCATGGACGAAGAGGGCTATTACTTCATCACCGACCGGCTCAAGCGCATGATCAATGCGTCGGGCTTCAAGGTGTGGCCGGCCGAGGTCGAAAACCTGCTGTACAAGCATCCGGACGTGCAGGAGGCCTGCATCATCGGCACGCGCGACCCGTACCGCGGCGAGACCGTCAAGGCGGTGGTGGTGCTGCGCGCCCATGCCAAAGGCAAGACCACGCCAGAGCAGATCATCGACTGGGCCAAGGACAACATGGCCGCCTACAAGTACCCGCGCGTGGTGGAGTTCGTCGAGGCGCTGCCGAAGTCGGGCACCGGCAAGGTGATGTGGCGGCAGCTGCAGGAAAGCGAGAACGCGCGCGCAGGCGCATAG
- a CDS encoding pyridoxamine 5'-phosphate oxidase family protein, with translation MTPHAITTLAELEALYAQPAAPSLSKQVDYLHPHYQAFIEAAPFCLLSTVGQDWAECSPRGDAPGFVQVLDQRTLLLPDRRGNNRIDSLRNIVADPRVGLLFVIPGINETIRVNGTAQISVDPALLARCVVDGKAPTTVLVITVQAVFFQCARALIRSRLWAAQSQVARESLPSNGEILATLSGNAIDGAAYDRELPERQRTTLY, from the coding sequence ATGACCCCGCACGCCATCACCACGCTGGCCGAACTGGAAGCGCTCTACGCGCAACCGGCGGCGCCGTCGCTGTCCAAGCAAGTCGATTACCTGCACCCGCACTACCAGGCCTTTATCGAGGCGGCGCCGTTCTGCCTGCTGTCGACGGTGGGCCAGGACTGGGCCGAATGCTCGCCGCGCGGCGACGCGCCCGGCTTCGTCCAGGTGCTGGACCAGCGCACGCTGCTGCTGCCGGACCGGCGCGGCAACAACCGCATCGACAGCCTGCGCAATATCGTTGCCGACCCGCGCGTGGGCCTGCTGTTCGTGATCCCCGGCATCAACGAGACCATCCGCGTCAATGGCACCGCGCAGATCAGCGTCGATCCGGCGCTGCTCGCGCGCTGCGTGGTCGACGGCAAGGCACCGACCACGGTGCTGGTGATCACGGTGCAGGCGGTGTTCTTCCAGTGCGCCCGCGCGCTGATCCGCTCGCGCCTGTGGGCCGCGCAGTCGCAGGTCGCGCGCGAGTCGCTGCCGAGCAACGGCGAAATCCTGGCCACGCTGAGCGGCAACGCCATCGACGGCGCCGCCTATGACCGCGAGCTGCCCGAGCGGCAGCGCACCACGCTCTACTAG
- a CDS encoding MAPEG family protein — MPIAFWCVLLAGVLPLATVAIAKASAPGYDNHDPRGWLDRQSGRARRADLAHRNHFEAFPFFAAAVLSATYLQAPQARVDELAMAFIAARLLYTLCYITDRATLRTLCWTIGYLTVVGIFLLPVFVH; from the coding sequence ATGCCGATCGCTTTCTGGTGCGTGCTGCTGGCCGGCGTGCTGCCGCTGGCGACGGTGGCCATCGCCAAGGCCAGCGCGCCGGGCTATGACAACCATGACCCGCGCGGCTGGCTGGACCGGCAATCCGGCCGCGCGCGCCGCGCCGACCTGGCGCACCGCAACCATTTCGAGGCCTTCCCCTTCTTTGCCGCGGCGGTGCTGAGCGCCACCTACCTGCAGGCGCCGCAGGCCCGCGTCGACGAACTGGCGATGGCCTTCATCGCGGCGCGCCTGCTCTATACCCTGTGCTACATCACCGACCGCGCCACGCTGCGCACGCTGTGCTGGACCATCGGCTACCTGACCGTGGTGGGGATCTTCCTGCTGCCGGTCTTTGTCCACTGA